The Dendropsophus ebraccatus isolate aDenEbr1 chromosome 6, aDenEbr1.pat, whole genome shotgun sequence nucleotide sequence gtaTGGACGACTTTGACCACTTGTATAGTGCCTCTTCCGATGAACAACAAATTCTTGAGAACATGGACACTTTGTTCCCATCTTTAGATCGGTATGCCTAAACAAATCATGtttcagggctggctccaggctTTTGTGGGCCTCTGGgcgagcctcagcgggcccctttgtatagcaaattatGGCATCACTTTTAGAGGGTCTCAGCAGACCCCTACTTCTATACAAgctgctaggaaagctgggtgacctccattatacaagctgctaggaaagctgggtgactgccattatgctgactactatacaagatgctgggaaagctgggtgacctatattatactgactactatacaggatgctgggaagaagctgggtgacccaattatactgactactatacaagatgctgggaaagctgggtgatctccattatactgaatactatacaagatgctgggtgacctacaagatgctgggtgacctccattatactgactactatacaagatgctgggaaagctgggtgatctccattatactgactactatacaagatgctaggaaagctgagtaaccccattatactgaatactatacaagatgctgggtgacctccattatactgactactatacaagatgctaggaaagctgggtgacccccatcatactgtatTGCATCCATATACTGTCCTAGGCAGGACACTGGACTACATGGATGCAACACATAAGGAGATGTCTGTATTTTAATTTATCTTCATAGACTTCAATCACCCCCATCTGCAAAATTGATTGAGGCATAGTGGATTGTTCTTTTTGGCACTTTGCTCCAAATGTCGCGCCATCTTCTAGACACATATATGAAGCATTTTTATGACCACCTCATACTTGTTAAAGGAGTTATTTTATGTAACTTGTTTCAGGACTTGTGGGTCAAGCCCAGAAGCGGATACAGCCTGCATGACCCTAATTGATGAGCTGGAGACTATGTATCTGCCTATACCGGAGAACTTGTGTGTACAAGCCGCACAAGGAAGCGACGCATCAGATCCTAATCCCTTAAATCTGACCAAGTCTGAATCCTTCTATTATTTGGTTGGCCCTGTGAACTTGTGGTTGGAATTTCCATCAGATTTGGACACTCAAGCAATAAAATCTCCGAGCGCCAAAGATTTCTTGCTTCCTGCAGACATCTCTGAGAGAGACACCCTTTCTGTTTCACGTAACGAAGACTCTGAAGCTGAAAGTATCCTGTGGGACAACTATGATCTATGCTTTTCCAGAAGCCCTATGGAGAAGGTGCATAGAAAAACGTGAGTATTCCCAGTCACCTCCTTTATTGCTAGACAAGATAgacttaagtgtcactgtcgtttcgttttttttttttttttttttttaaggaaactttttgtgattgggtttaatagccgaaaaatgcaatttttatcatgagaaagcagtttgaagctctcccccctgtctttatggttctctatggagaggggaggggtggagggagatgaggcactaaaataaagacaacaaagagttaatttatagctacatcaccgggctatctcctctgaagtcagcactgacctctctgacctctgaataccggctttcacacagctcccactgtgtaatcctttgtgttctgctgctgactaatctccctccgaccccccccccccctggggaaaggctttttgaatgcagattattgatttctgcaaaaaaaaaaaaaaaacgaccgtgacactttaaaggggtagtgcggcggtaaaaaattcacagaataacacactaagttatacaactttgtaatgtatgttatgtctgtgaatggcccccttccccgtgtcccaccacccccacctgtgtacccggaagtgtagtgctttatacatacctgatctgtgccgacacgcgtccgccatcttgtgccaaacggcaTCTTcgcctccgatcttcccgagtgccagccgcgtcatcagctgctcacccgcgattggctgagcataactgtgctcggccaatcgcggctcagtgGCTGacgcggatcaggtatgtataatgcactacacctccgggtacacgggtgggggtggtgggacatggggaagggggccattcacagacataacatacattacaaggttgtataactttgtaatgtgtgttattctgtgaataattttttaccgccgcactacccctttaaagcgactctgtacccacaatctgtccctcccccaaaccacttgtaccttcggatagctgcttttaatacaagatctgtcctgggatctgttcggcaggtgatgcagttattgtcctaggcctgcaccgcctcttcaTCCCTCTTCAGCATTAACAACGCCCCAGGGCAtcatttctcctattcctcacttgtctgaacacggcacgtgtgccttaaaggggttgtccggcgataaaaaattattcacagaataacacacattacaaagttatacaactttgtaatgtatgttatgtctgtgaatggcccccttccccgtgtccaacCACCCCcaaccgtgtacccggaagtgtggtgcgctatacattacctgtcgcgtgccgaccacggtctccgatcgtcagcagtgacgtcttcttcgggaggccacggatcttcccgagtgccggccgccctctgcagcgtcatccgaagctcagccgcgattggctgagcataactgtgctcagccaatcgcggctgagcagctgatgacgtggccgcgtcatcagccgctcagccgcgattggctgagcacagttatgctcagccaatcgcggctgagcttcggatgacgctgcagagggtggccggcactcgggaagatccgccaagctcccgaagaagacgtcactgctgacgatcggagaccgtggacgacacgatatgcggtgagtataatgcaccacacttccgggtctagcgtgggtggggggaaacacggggaagggggccattcacagacataacatacattacaaagttgtataactttgtaatgtgtgttattctgtgaataattttttatcgccggacaacccctttaacgatcaAACATGTGCAGTGTACACACAGGTgatgaacagaaaaaaaatcctgcctggagcattccttatgatgagggtggggaggagaaacGCAGGGGCGGTGCGagcctgggcacagacactctaggccacgacaatttgacacagggctgcaagtttaaaagttgctttttggggggggggggggggggggggcagattagagatcaaacaaaaaaaaagatctatctctgccttaaaggggtaaaacGTCTTGAAATCAAAtggtgacagattttttttttttaatatagtacttattagctgctgcatgcctTAAAGGaagaggtgtaattttttttttttttttccctcacacATTTGGTTTCTCCCAGATGCATACCCTAACATGTGCATTTTGTAACCATTGTTAACCCCTATACAAACTAACACGGTTTATGTATTTTGTCGTCCATGATCATCTAGATGGGAAACAAAAGAGCAAGACTTCTTCAACATTGAAGACCTATTTGAATGGGTGGTAAAGTAGCAAAAGTTTTTCTATAGTAATATTCAGATGAGAATCTGTGGTGTGATTCGGTGTACTCCTACAGTCTGTAGCTGTAGACTTGTGGTATGGGTGAAACACACAATTTATGATTTCTTAGGGTACGTTCTACCAAGCAAACTGATTTGGAACAACTCTTTCCAAATCTCCCATGAAATAGTCATTGTCTGAATCCTCAACTTTTGGGATTCATTGTAATGAGATGTTCGTGGGGCTGAGTGGTCAGGAGGTAAGCAGTGATGCAGTTTTGTACTGACCTCACTCAAGTgttagtgactgtaccac carries:
- the LOC138795186 gene encoding uncharacterized protein; translated protein: MGHIIESLVKKIGLSSNQLLKCVLLNTAIELFSYVDSSPYSGSGYLYQDWSMDDFDHLYSASSDEQQILENMDTLFPSLDRTCGSSPEADTACMTLIDELETMYLPIPENLCVQAAQGSDASDPNPLNLTKSESFYYLVGPVNLWLEFPSDLDTQAIKSPSAKDFLLPADISERDTLSVSRNEDSEAESILWDNYDLCFSRSPMEKVHRKTWETKEQDFFNIEDLFEWVEEEMVHLAEQDNSVVGDRNPHKTTTKHLEEQPVSSTPCGERTRASVQRGGIPASDVHYLPFVLNY